One Glycine max cultivar Williams 82 chromosome 3, Glycine_max_v4.0, whole genome shotgun sequence DNA window includes the following coding sequences:
- the LOC100799012 gene encoding uncharacterized protein translates to MMCRRTELYRELKQRITHFRHFCDTHQKHLQDLELLKCFKSEIQFELASNHFQNAQSGSLGDFVVDPTSPNSKDVVLRRKFDSGEEVAISAILGPPNYVKDLIFPRDAFMKVCVKKPALSFMVQFDCDVYEETDKGSDFDIYNAYYLKSSTCLSTSIYRGPLFRTLDDELQDALKEYLIAKGIGVSLTNFLLHYLHKREQEQYVNWLKKGEAAFVAKERSLRESSETHS, encoded by the exons ATGATGTGTCGTAGGACGGAGTTATATAGAGAGCTGAAGCAGCGTATAACACATTTTCGACATTTCTGCGACACGCATCAAAAACATCTTCAAGATCTCGAATTGCTCAAGTGCTTCAAATCCGAGATTCAATTCGAGCTTGCCTCCAATCACTTTCAG AATGCTCAAAGTGGTTCCTTAGGGGACTTTGTGGTGGACCCCACCTCACCCAATTCCAAAGATGTGGTTTTGCGAAGAAAATTCGATTCGGGTGAGGAAGTTGCAATCTCTGCTATTCTGGGACCTCCCAACTATGTGAAAGACCTTATTTTTCCGAGGGATGCTTTTATGAAAGTTTGTGTGAAAAAGCCAGCATTGAGCTTCATGGTACAGTTTGACTGTGATGTTTATGAAGAAACTGATAAGGGCTCTGATTTTGACATCTACAATGCTTATTATCTCAAATCATCTACATGTCTCAGCACTTCCATTTACAGAGGCCCTTTATTCCG CACATTGGATGATGAGTTGCAAGATGCTCTCAAGGAATACCTGATAGCCAAGGGCATTGGAGTAAGTCTGACCAATTTCCTTCTCCACTACCTACACAAAAGAGAGCAAGAGCAGTACGTGAACTGGTTGAAGAAAGGTGAAGCAGCATTTGTGGCAAAAGAAAGGTCATTGAGGGAATCATCAGAGACACATTCTTGA
- the LOC100811412 gene encoding tRNA-splicing endonuclease subunit Sen54: protein MYSMPKLQFRNVKSKGCWNEEVGMGDIIEKNGKMWVTTGIVRSGKIYSSIEETLYLMELGALDLLDNGGRSISLTETYEKVASGKSGCCWELFDVYRHLKSIGYIIGRHGVAWSLKSIKVPINLLLLKSQKEIEQLEDIDSKSELSINELWVYHASSVRVQHPPSRAEIEAHEKQCGGIPLKICRVREGRVNLFSSDKVELPVLP, encoded by the exons ATGTATTCTATGCCCAAGTTGCAGTTCAG GAACGTGAAATCCAAAGGCTGTTGGAATGAAGAAGTGGGAATGGGAGACATCATTGAGAAGAATGGCAAAATGTGGGTAACAACTGGAATAGTTCGCAGTGGCAAGATTTATTCTTCAATCGAGGAGACTTT ATATCTTATGGAACTAGGAGCCTTAGATCTCTTAGATAATGGTGGTAGAAGCATATCTCTAACAGAAACATACGAAAAGGTTGCTAGCGGGAAAAGTGGATGTTGTTGGGAACTGTTTGATGTTTACAGGCACCTCAAGTCTATTGGCTACATAATTGGCCGGCATGGTGTTGCTTGGAGTTTGAAGAGTATTAAGGTTCCCATAAACCTACTACTCTTGAAGTCACAGAAAGAAATCGAACAACTAGAAGACATTGATTCCAAATCAGAGCTTTCCATCAATGAGTTATGG GTATATCATGCATCTTCTGTTAGGGTTCAACATCCACCATCTAGAGCAGAGATTGAAGCCCATGAGAAACAGTGTGGTGGCATTCCTTTGAAAATTTGCCGGGTCAGAGAGGGAAGGGTCAATTTATTTTCCTCTGACAAGGTGGAGCTTCCTGTTCTACCCTGA
- the LOC102668755 gene encoding transcription factor bHLH27-like isoform X4 → MSLTVIAVGDWMMRPCRVLQLVSLHWWAYKEILLPKRNRRKKLNERLFVLGSVVPNISKQKDTDTVVKLCEVFESLKVKIVTANITSFSDRLLKTIFIEAFVGPAPILG, encoded by the exons ATGAGCTTGACag TCATAGCTGTTGGGGATTGGATGATGAGGCCTTGTCGGGTACTACAGTTGGTGTCGCTTCATTGGTGGGCATACAAGGAAATATTGCTTCCTAAGAGAAATAGGAGGAAGAAGCTCAATGAAAGGCTTTTTGTGCTTGGATCGGTGGTTCCTAACATTAGCAAG CAAAAGGACACAGACACAGTGGTGAAACTTTGCGAGGTGTTCGAATCTTTGAAGGTCAAGATCGTCACTGCCAACATCACTTCGTTTTCAGACAGGCTTTTGAAGACAATCTTCATTGAG gccTTTGTTGGACCGGCCCCGATACTAGGATGA
- the LOC102668755 gene encoding uncharacterized protein isoform X3, translating into MSLTVIAVGDWMMRPCRVLQLVSLHWWAYKEILLPKRNRRKKLNERLFVLGSVVPNISKQKDTDTVVKLCEVFESLKVKIVTANITSFSDRLLKTIFIEEIRLVFQTKDGRIYVVRCS; encoded by the exons ATGAGCTTGACag TCATAGCTGTTGGGGATTGGATGATGAGGCCTTGTCGGGTACTACAGTTGGTGTCGCTTCATTGGTGGGCATACAAGGAAATATTGCTTCCTAAGAGAAATAGGAGGAAGAAGCTCAATGAAAGGCTTTTTGTGCTTGGATCGGTGGTTCCTAACATTAGCAAG CAAAAGGACACAGACACAGTGGTGAAACTTTGCGAGGTGTTCGAATCTTTGAAGGTCAAGATCGTCACTGCCAACATCACTTCGTTTTCAGACAGGCTTTTGAAGACAATCTTCATTGAG GAGATTCGATTGGTATTTCAAACCAAAGATGGGAGAATTTATGTTGTTCGCTGCTCGTAA
- the LOC102668755 gene encoding uncharacterized protein isoform X1 codes for MSLTVIAVGDWMMRPCRVLQLVSLHWWAYKEILLPKRNRRKKLNERLFVLGSVVPNISKQKDTDTVVKLCEVFESLKVKIVTANITSFSDRLLKTIFIEWKMTGTGQIYPTSNGNRDEYKIDLQEQSRVRMRTRTRIGLE; via the exons ATGAGCTTGACag TCATAGCTGTTGGGGATTGGATGATGAGGCCTTGTCGGGTACTACAGTTGGTGTCGCTTCATTGGTGGGCATACAAGGAAATATTGCTTCCTAAGAGAAATAGGAGGAAGAAGCTCAATGAAAGGCTTTTTGTGCTTGGATCGGTGGTTCCTAACATTAGCAAG CAAAAGGACACAGACACAGTGGTGAAACTTTGCGAGGTGTTCGAATCTTTGAAGGTCAAGATCGTCACTGCCAACATCACTTCGTTTTCAGACAGGCTTTTGAAGACAATCTTCATTGAG TGGAAAATGACGGGGACGGGGCAAATATACCCAACCTCAAATGGAAACAGGGATGAGTATAAAATTGATCTCCAAGAACAATCAAGAGTGAGGATGAGGACGAGGACGAGAATTGGATTAGAGTAG
- the LOC102668755 gene encoding uncharacterized protein isoform X2 — MSLTVIAVGDWMMRPCRVLQLVSLHWWAYKEILLPKRNRRKKLNERLFVLGSVVPNISKQKDTDTVVKLCEVFESLKVKIVTANITSFSDRLLKTIFIEHVLHVVGVDDDGVSEQVDVDGHTNCRVFWTSFKSERLAR, encoded by the exons ATGAGCTTGACag TCATAGCTGTTGGGGATTGGATGATGAGGCCTTGTCGGGTACTACAGTTGGTGTCGCTTCATTGGTGGGCATACAAGGAAATATTGCTTCCTAAGAGAAATAGGAGGAAGAAGCTCAATGAAAGGCTTTTTGTGCTTGGATCGGTGGTTCCTAACATTAGCAAG CAAAAGGACACAGACACAGTGGTGAAACTTTGCGAGGTGTTCGAATCTTTGAAGGTCAAGATCGTCACTGCCAACATCACTTCGTTTTCAGACAGGCTTTTGAAGACAATCTTCATTGAG cATGTACTCCACGTTGTTGGGGTCGACGATGATGGTGTTTCGGAGCAGGTGGATGTAGATGGGCACACCAATTGCAGAGTGTTTTGGACCAGCTTCAAGTCAGAAAGGCTAGCGAGGTGA
- the LOC100799527 gene encoding zeatin O-glucosyltransferase: MPYLLSIAQSYLPYLCYYNSSMASSFQSSPMASNYRSHNKKSHDSDMFHPTQVEVVVVPFPAQGHLNQLLHLSRLILAHNIPVHFVGSQTHNRQVIVRAQGWDPNSIYNIQIHDFNVPPFVSPAPNPHAETRFPSHLLPSFVASTSLREPVYALLQSLSTVARRVVVIYDSLMASVVQDAIHVPNCESYTFHSVSAFTMFLYFWDAMGRPPVEKVSHIIPEVPSLEGCFTTQFIDFITSQYEFHKFSKGTIYNTTRAIESPYLELIERIISSKTHWALGPFNPLSIEKGVYNTRHFSVEWLDKQEAGSVLYVSFGTTTCFSEEQIKEVANGLEKSKQKFIWVVRDADKGDVFHEDGVRTAELPKGFEERVKGTGLVVRDWAPQLEILSHSSTGGFMSHCGWNSCMESMTMGVPIVAWPMHSDQPRNRVLVTEVLRVGVVVKDWDHRDELVTSSDVENAVRRLMATKEGDEMRQRAMNLKNAIRRSKDEGGVSRAELDDFIAHVTR; the protein is encoded by the coding sequence ATGCCATACCTACTTAGCATTGCTCAGAGTTACCTACCTTATCTCTGTTACTACAACTCTTCAATGGCTTCTAGCTTTCAAAGTTCACCTATGGCTTCCAACTACAGAAGCCATAATAAGAAAAGCCACGACAGTGACATGTTCCATCCAACCCAAGTGGAGGTGGTTGTGGTGCCTTTCCCTGCACAAGGGCACCTCAACCAGCTTCTCCACCTCTCTCGCCTCATCTTGGCACACAACATACCCGTCCATTTTGTAGGTTCGCAGACCCACAATCGCCAAGTCATAGTTCGTGCCCAAGGTTGGGACCCAAACTCCATTTACAACATTCAAATTCACGACTTCAATGTTCCTCCTTTTGTTTCCCCTGCCCCCAACCCACATGCTGAAACAAGGTTCCCCTCACATCTTTTACCCTCCTTCGTGGCCTCCACGAGTCTCCGTGAGCCCGTGTATGCACTCTTGCAATCCCTTTCAACTGTGGCCAGAAGGGTCGTTGTCATCTATGACTCCCTCATGGCATCTGTGGTGCAAGATGCTATTCATGTGCCCAATTGTGAGAGTTACACTTTCCACAGTGTTTCTGCCTTCACCATGTTCTTGTACTTTTGGGATGCAATGGGGAGGCCCCCAGTAGAAAAAGTGTCCCACATCATCCCTGAAGTTCCTTCCCTTGAAGGGTGCTTCACAACCCAATTCATAGATTTCATCACTTCACAGTATGAGTTCCATAAGTTCAGCAAAGGGACTATATACAACACCACAAGGGCAATTGAGAGTCCTTACTTGGAGTTAATAGAGAGGATCATTAGTAGCAAGACTCATTGGGCCTTGGGGCCATTCAACCCTTTGTCCATTGAGAAGGGAGTCTATAACACAAGGCACTTCAGTGTTGAGTGGCTTGACAAGCAAGAAGCAGGGTCAGTTTTGTATGTGTCGTTTGGGACAACAACATGCTTCTCTGAGGAGCAAATCAAGGAGGTTGCAAACGGGTTGGAAAAAAGCAAGCAAAAGTTCATATGGGTGGTGAGGGATGCTGACAAGGGAGATGTGTTCCATGAGGATGGCGTGAGAACTGCTGAGCTTCCAAAGGGGTTTGAAGAGAGAGTGAAAGGCACGGGGTTGGTTGTGAGAGACTGGGCACCCCAATTGGAGATTCTAAGTCACAGTTCAACTGGTGGGTTTATGAGTCACTGTGGATGGAACTCTTGCATGGAGAGCATGACAATGGGGGTGCCAATAGTAGCATGGCCTATGCACTCTGACCAGCCTAGGAACAGGGTTTTGGTAACAGAAGTGCTCAGAGTTGGGGTGGTTGTGAAGGACTGGGACCACAGGGACGAGTTGGTGACATCATCAGATGTTGAGAATGCCGTGAGGAGATTGATGGCAACAAAAGAAGGTGATGAGATGAGACAAAGGGCAATGAACCTGAAAAATGCTATTCGCAGGTCCAAGGATGAAGGGGGTGTTTCTCGCGCGGAACTGGATGATTTCATTGCGCACGTCACTAGATAG